In Camelina sativa cultivar DH55 chromosome 16, Cs, whole genome shotgun sequence, a single window of DNA contains:
- the LOC104753315 gene encoding receptor like protein 30-like, with protein MMIHKPKKLKDSLRFLKFSHLYPSLMSNSFWRLLSLVSILHCVAALQCLPDQTETLKRFKNEFQFSSICSDDINFFSAVVCDNTTGAVTFLELPGGCVRGTLRPNSSLFELSHLRYLNLSFNNFDSSPLSSAFGQLKNLEVLLLSSNGFAGQVPSSIRNLPKLTKLQLSHNKLTGNLAPLVQNLTNLSALDLSFNQFSGTIPSSLLTMPFFSYLDLSDNHLTGSFEITNISSSKLETLQLGNNHFEAEIIDHISKLVSLQHLSLSFINISHPIDLKIFSSLKSLSHLDLSGNSLTPTSMNSDIEFPKDMEVLLLSGCNISDFPRFLKPLKKLWYLDLSNNIIKGDVPDWLWSLPLLVSLDLHNNSFTGFRGSLDHVLANSSMQVLNIALNSFKGSFPNPPVSIIHLSAWNNSFTGEIPLSVCNRTSLDILDLSYNNFTGSIPPCMGNFTIVNLRKNKLEGNIPDEFYSGALTQTFDVGYNRLTGKLPRSLLNCSLLRFHGPISPPDDQGPLAFPKLQILEISHNRFTGTLPRNYFANWSATSIKMHDEERLYMGDYSNGRFAYEDTLDLQYKGLFMEQGKVLTFYSAIDFSGNKLEGEIPESVGLLKSLIALNLSDNSFTGHIPMSFANVTELESLDLSGNKLSGDIPQELGGLSDLITMMKSDDRSRSFSKQRFYEFLEHTVSENPQSFRRFESEPSSRPSSSYVNKEYGIDDEDRSFKLLCAVDISLGYKAKEDKSKKEEPRVYSGQINMVEMMHEVIGERLQSLLERRYRSITYAEPEGKNPNHDSESSRSSRDRGRRSKEERSIEVEERSRKIRKVDRDRGLEVEPIQMTPPEWLLRVMRREGDGYNPKLISTRKLYKTDLDKIQGRLSVPFKQVKSPDFLTEEETTHIHENAMKLRDDGVSVDLVDPEMKKHALELRKWKMSGNWNYVLCRGWNDVLSDNRFEVHQLFPLWSFRSGEGKLCFALVPSETTSSSHGGGSTSEESGRGNFLTGGDGASTSGESGQVQLPVNPPSLPARDTNHSSQGGSGESSSSSS; from the exons ATGATGATTCACAAgccaaagaaattaaaagattcATTGCGTTTCCTAAAATTTTCACACTTATATCCATCTTTAATGTCGAACTCGTTTTGGCGTTTACTCTCTCTCGTTTCCATCCTCCACTGTGTCGCTGCTCTCCAGTGTCTTCCTGACCAAACCGAGACCCTTAAACGTTTCAAAAACGAGTTTCAGTTCTCCAGCATCTGCAGCGACGACATTAACTTCTTCAGCGCTGTGGTCTGCGATAACACGACAGGTGCGGTCACGTTTCTTGAACTCCCCGGTGGATGTGTACGTGGAACTCTCAGACCAAACAGTAGCCTCTTCGAGTTGAGTCATCTCCGTTACCTTAACCTCTCGTTCAACAACTTCGATTCTTCTCCCTTGTCCTCTGCTTTTGGTCAACTCAAAAATCTTGAGGTCTTGCTTCTCTCCTCTAATGGCTTCGCCGGCCAAGTTCCTTCTTCAATACGTAACCTACCCAAATTAACCAAGTTACAGCTTTCCCACAACAAGCTCACCGGTAACTTAGCTCCACTTGTACAGAATCTAACCAATCTTTCAGCTTTAGACCTTTCTTTTAATCAATTCTCTGGAACCATACCTTCTTCTCTCCTCACAATgcctttcttttcttatcttgatTTGAGTGACAATCATCTCACTGGCTCATTTGAAATCACTAATATTTCTTCCTCTAAACTCGAGACTTTACAGCTTGGGAATAACCATTTTGAAGCAGAGATCATAGATCATATTTCAAAGTTGGTTAGTCTTCAGCATCTCAGCCTCTCTTTCATAAACATAAGCCACCCAATTGACTTAaaaatcttctcttctcttaaatCTTTGTCACACCTTGATCTTTCCGGAAACAGTTTAACACCAACGAGTATGAATTCAGATATCGAGTTTCCGAAGGACATGGAGGTCTTGCTCTTGTCCGGATGCAACATCAGTGATTTCCCCAGATTCTTGAAGCCCTTAAAGAAGTTATGGTATTTAGATCTTTCCAACAACATAATCAAAGGGGACGTTCCTGATTGGTTATGGAGTCTTCCTCTTTTAGTCTCTCTGGATCTTCACAACAATTCATTCACCGGTTTTAGAGGTTCACTGGATCATGTTTTGGCCAATTCATCGATGCAGGTATTaaatattgctttaaactcttTCAAAGGTTCATTCCCTAATCCACCAGTCTCTATCATCCACTTGTCTGCTTGGAACAATAGTTTCACAGGAGAGATACCTCTCTCAGTTTGTAACCGAACCTCTCTCGATATTCTTGACCTATCCTACAACAACTTCACCGGCTCAATCCCTCCATGTATGGGTAACTTCACCATAGTGAATCTCCGGAAAAACAAGTTGGAAGGAAACATTCCAGACGAGTTTTATAGTGGTGCTTTGACACAGACATTTGACGTTGGATACAATAGGCTAACCGGAAAGCTTCCAAGATCGCTCTTGAACTGCTCTCTCCTAAG GTTTCATGGTCCTATATCTCCACCTGATGATCAAGGTCCTCTTGCATTTCCTAAGCTCCAGATACTTGAAATATCGCATAACAGATTTACGGGAACCTTGCCAAGAAATTACTTTGCGAACTGGAGTGCAACGTCTATCAAGATGCATGATGAAGAGAGGCTATATATGGGAGATTATTCGAATGGGCGGTTTGCGTATGAAGATACTTTGGATTTGCAATACAAAGGTCTATTCATGGAGCAAGGCAAAGTTCTTACTTTCTACTCTGCCATTGATTTCTCTGGAAACAAACTCGAAGGAGAGATTCCAGAATCTGTTGGTCTTTTGAAATCATTGATTGCCCTAAACTTATCAGACAACTCATTCACTGGACATATCCCGATGTCTTTTGCCAATGTGACTGAGCTAGAGTCATTAGACCTGTCAGGGAACAAACTCTCAGGGGACATCCCGCAAGAACTCGGGGGACTATC AGATTTGATCACGATGATGAAATCTGATGATCGTAGTCGTAGTTTTTCTAAGCAGAGATTTTACGAATTTCTCGAGCATACGGTTTCTGAAAACCCCCAAAGTTTTCGTCGTTTTGAGTCTGAACCGTCTTCTAGACCTTCGTCGTCGTATGTGAACAAAGAGTACGGTATTGATGACGAAGACAGAAGCTTTAAACTATTGTGTGCGGTCGACATATCGTTAGGGTACAAGGCTAAGGAAGACAAATCGAAAAAGGAGGAACCTAGGGTTTACTCAGGGCAGATTAATATGGTGGAGATGATGCACGAAGTTATCGGAGAGAGGCTTCAGAGCCTCTTAGAACGTCGATACAGATCAATCACTTACGCGGAACCAGAAggaaaaaaccctaatcatgaTTCAGAATCTTCTCGGTCTTCTCGCGATAGAGGTCGTCGGTCCAAGGAAGAACGTTCGATTGAGGTGGAAGAGAGAAGTCGCAAGATACGCAAAGTTGATCGTGATCGTGGTTTAGAGGTTGAACCAATTCAAATGACTCCACCGGAGTGGCTTCTGAGGGTGATGCGGAGAGAAGGGGACGGCTACAATCCGAAGCTCATCTCAACGAGGAAACTGTACAAGACTGATCTCGACAAAATCCAAGGACGTCTCTCTGTCCCTTTTAAGCAAGTTAAAAGTCCAGACTTTTTGACAGAGGAAGAGACAACACACATACATGAAAATGCGATGAAGCTTCGTGATGATGGTGTGAGTGTGGATTTGGTGGATCCTGAGATGAAAAAGCATGCCCTTGAATTGAGGAAGTGGAAGATGAGTGGAAACTGGAATTATGTCTTATGTAGAGGTTGGAACGATGTGCTTTCTGATAACAGGTTTGAGGTACACCAGCTCTTTCCTCTCTGGTCTTTCCGATCTGGAGAAGGAAAACTCTGTTTTGCTCTTGTCCCTTCTGAGACGACAAGTTCCAGCCACGGTGGCGGCTCTACTTCAGAAGAATCTGGCCGTGGAAACTTTCTTACTGGTGGTGATGGTGCTTCTACTTCCGGTGAATCTGGACAGGTACAGTTACCGGTTAATCCTCCTTCGCTTCCAGCAAGAGATACAAACCACTCAAGCCAAGGCGGTTCAGGAGAGAGCAGCTCTAGTTCTTCCTAA
- the LOC104749597 gene encoding uncharacterized protein LOC104749597, with the protein MASLIMTTPFPGSITSCKKTNNLSVQRAFRVKSMQTEKPLEELYNVKVERKVSQKRLEELGVSRWSVWKTGKCKLPWDWQVDQLVYIEEGEVRVVPEGSKRYMQFLAGDLVRYPKWLEADLFFNAPYSERYCFKAYGDD; encoded by the coding sequence ATGGCAAGTTTGATAATGACTACACCATTCCCAGGTTCGATAACTTCATGCAAGAAGACTAACAACCTTTCTGTTCAGAGAGCCTTTAGGGTGAAATCTATGCAGACAGAGAAACCTTTGGAGGAGCTATACAATGTTAAAGTGGAGCGGAAAGTTTCACAGAAACGGTTGGAGGAGCTCGGTGTTTCGAGATGGTCGGTTTGGAAGACAGGTAAGTGCAAGTTGCCATGGGATTGGCAGGTGGATCAGTTGGTTTACATTGAAGAAGGAGAGGTTCGAGTTGTTCCCGAAGGAAGCAAGAGGTATATGCAGTTCTTAGCTGGAGATCTTGTTCGGTATCCTAAATGGTTGGAAGCGGATCTTTTCTTTAACGCTCCTTACAGTGAACGCTATTGTTTCAAGGCCTATGGTGATGATTGA
- the LOC104753311 gene encoding uncharacterized protein LOC104753311 — MSSYKVWFYHGETDAYHVGSTSENVPERVEESRLEEGGVGTVQMVHDAHRELMQEFIEPANIVEEPNLEVKRFYDMLDASKSHLYEGCKEGHSPLYAATRMMNIKTDYNLAENCVDAWADFVKDILPEDNISPASYNEIEKLVSGLGLPYQMIDVCIENCMIYWQSDAEYLACRFCGKPRFQNTSGRSRVAFKHMWYLPLADRLKRLYQAERTAAAMRWHHEHSIDGEIAHPSDAEAWKHFQRIFPSFAEESRNVYLGLCTDGFNPFGKHGRQYSLWPLILKSYNLPLSLCMKREFLFLSILVPGPEHPKRSLDVFLQPLIHELQVLWEHGVQAYDVSWQQNFMMRAVLMWTFRDFPAYGMLSGWTTHGRLSCPYCQDNTDAFQLKHGTKTCWFDCHRRFLPRSHPYRRNKKSFKKNHVVSNGPPPELDGENLLMQLRDFGAEKKTYCGGSVHNPVDGYGEFHNWHKHSIFGVLPYWKNLLLRHNLDVMHVKKNVFDNLMNTVLNVPGKTKDNIKSILDLPSICNRPHLHVLSSGRGPIPRFRLDGDAKDALFRWIVRKVKFPDGYASNLRNYVDNQEGRLSGMKSHDCHVFMQRLLPFAFVNLLPKNEHEAIACNLY, encoded by the coding sequence ATGTCGAGTTACAAAGTTTGGTTTTATCATGGAGAAACTGATGCTTATCACGTGGGTAGTACAAGTGAAAATGTGCCTGAAAGGGTAGAAGAATCTAGATTGGAAGAAGGAGGTGTAGGAACGGTTCAAATGGTTCATGATGCACATAGAGAACTTATGCAAGAATTTATAGAACCTGCAAATATAGTAGAAGAACCAAATTTAGAAGTCAAAAGATTCTACGATATGCTAGATGCATCGAAGAGTCATTTATATGAAGGTTGTAAGGAAGGACATTCTCCTTTATACGCTGCAACTAGGATGATGAATATAAAGACGGATTATAACTTGGCAGAAAATTGTGTAGATGCTTGGGCAGATTTTGTTAAAGATATTTTACCCGAAGACAACATCTCACCAGCTTCGTATAATGAAATTGAGAAGCTTGTTTCTGGTCTTGGTTTGCCATATCAGATGATCGATGTTTGTATCGAAAACTGTATGATTTATTGGCAATCAGACGCAGAGTATTTAGCTTGTCGATTTTGTGGAAAACCCCGGTTTCAAAATACAAGTGGGAGGTCCCGAGTAGCGTTTAAGCATATGTGGTATTTGCCATTGGCCGATCGGTTGAAAAGGTTATATCAAGCAGAGCGGACAGCTGCAGCTATGAGATGGCACCATGAGCATTCAATTGATGGCGAGATCGCGCATCCCTCAGATGCAGAGGCATGGAAACATTTTCAGAGAATTTTTCCAAGTTTTGCGGAAGAAAGTAGGAATGTCTACCTTGGACTATGTACAGATGGTTTTAACCCTTTTGGGAAACATGGACGCCAATATTCTTTATGGCCATTGATTCTCAAATCTTACAATTTGCCTCTGTCTTTGTGCATGAAGAGAGAGTTTCTATTTCTGTCTATCCTTGTTCCTGGTCCAGAACACCCAAAGAGATCTCTTGATGTCTTCTTACAACCTTTGATTCATGAGTTACAAGTTCTATGGGAGCACGGAGTTCAAGCCTATGATGTATCCTGGCAGCAAAATTTTATGATGCGTGCGGTGCTTATGTGGACTTTTAGAGATTTTCCAGCTTACGGAATGTTATCTGGATGGACAACGCATGGGCGATTATCATGCCCATACTGTCAGGATAATACAGATGCATTTCAGTTAAAACATGGAACAAAGAcctgttggtttgattgtcatagACGTTTCCTACCACGGTCGCATCCTTATCGTcgtaacaaaaaaagttttaagaaaaacCATGTAGTTTCTAATGGTCCCCCACCTGAGTTAGATGGGGAAAATCTATTGATGCAGCTTAGGGATTTTGGCGCAGAGAAGAAGACATATTGCGGGGGTAGTGTGCATAATCCAGTAGACGGGTATGGAGAATTTCATAATTGGCACAAACATAGTATCTTCGGGGTGTTGCCTTATTGGAAAAATCTCTTGTTGAGACACAATCTAGATGTCATGCACGTTAAGAAAAATGTGTTCGATAACTTGATGAATACGGTTTTAAATGTCCCAGGGAAGACAAAAGACAATATCAAATCGATATTAGACTTGCCTTCAATATGCAATCGGCCTCATTTACATGTCTTATCAAGTGGAAGAGGTCCAATCCCTAGATTCAGATTAGATGGAGATGCTAAGGATGCATTATTTAGGTGGATTGTCCGAAAGGTTAAGTTCCCTGACGGGTACGCTTCCAACTTACGAAATTATGTTGATAACCAAGAAGGTCGATTATCAGGGATGAAAAGTCATGATTGTCATGTGTTTATGCAACGATTACTACCATTTGCATTTGTAAATCTCCTCCCCAAAAACGAACATGAAGCTATTGCATGTAACCTTTATTGA
- the LOC104753314 gene encoding uncharacterized protein LOC104753314 — translation MTIKNEDRMRVSIVEERSDLRDLTAAAMKATYNTRKPGGVERCIDVLKHLKSLSLSVKDMEHSESIAKLEALRSHRNPKIRKEAQVLFHSWLKTIYTQGSDNSFQATLTKARLERKKPVLTRCSELKKTEERISTSHEATTFSGVKNKEDESSQTLEAVEIKKTIKLSELNKEDQRSLTRETETIKKEARNDVLVLKQKEDHKSETWDEKYIKKDTKNDLKQLNMKRRRVDLEDGKTNKPHEDIAYVPSSGSLTKKTTTEKELKNKKVDEMVKLFEAAKKAADVANTKGILSGKLEASRCIDALSLLMKINITPKPTEPRRMMEKLEGLTKHKDRKICHVASALLHLWRQRIRKQDRKKSVTKTFPNNSREAC, via the coding sequence ATGACGATCAAGAACGAAGACAGGATGAGAGTAAGTATTGTCGAGGAGAGATCTGATTTACGTGACTTGACTGCTGCTGCAATGAAGGCTACGTACAATACACGGAAACCAGGCGGAGTCGAAAGATGCATCGATGTGTTGAAACACTTGAAGTCTCTGTCTCTTTCCGTGAAGGATATGGAACATTCTGAATCAATAGCTAAGCTGGAGGCTTTGAGAAGTCATAGGAACCCTAAGATCCGTAAGGAAGCTCAAGTTTTGTTTCATTCGTGGTTGAAGACAATCTACACCCAAGGAAGCGACAACTCTTTCCAAGCTACTCTTACCAAGGCTCGTCTGGAGAGAAAGAAGCCTGTACTAACAAGGTGTTCGGAGTTGAAGAAGACGGAAGAACGGATATCTACGTCTCATGAAGCCACCACCTTTTCGGGGGTGAAGAATAAAGAAGACGAGAGTTCTCAGACTCTTGAAGCCGTAGAGATTAAGAAAACGATCAAACTCTCGGAGTTGAATAAAGAAGATCAGAGATCACTGACTCGTGAAACAGAGACGATTAAGAAAGAAGCAAGGAACGACGTTTTGGTTCTGAAACAGAAAGAGGATCATAAATCTGAGACTTGGGACGAGAAATATATTAAGAAAGATACAAAGAATGATCTAAAGCAGCTTAACATGAAGAGAAGACGTGTCGATTTGGAGGATGGTAAGACGAACAAGCCACATGAAGATATTGCCTACGTACCAAGTTCCGGTTCATTGACAAAGAAGACTACAACAGAAAAGGagctgaagaacaagaaagtggATGAGATGGTGAAGCTGTTCGAAGCAGCAAAGAAAGCTGCTGATGTGGCCAACACTAAGGGCATTCTCTCGGGTAAACTAGAGGCCTCTCGCTGCATTGATGCACTCTCGCTACTTATGAAAATCAACATTACTCCAAAACCTACTGAGCCAAGGAGGATGATGGAAAAGCTTGAGGGACTTACAAAGCATAAAGACCGCAAAATTTGTCATGTTGCATCAGCCCTTCTTCACCTTTGGAGACAGAGGATCAGAAAACAAGACCGTAAAAAGTCTGTGACCAAGACGTTTCCTAACAACTCCCGTGAAGCTTGTTAG
- the LOC104753313 gene encoding receptor-like protein 12 — protein MVVRSDDINFFSGVVCDNTTGAVTFLELPGGCLRGTLRPNSSLFELSHLRHLNLCFNNFDSSPLSSAFGQLKNLEVLLLSSAFGQLKNLENNHFEAKIIDPIFKLVNLEYLSLSSLNISHMVDLTLFSSLRSLSYLHLSRTSLTPWSVNSDIKVPKDMEILILSGCNISEFPRFLKSLKKLLFLDLSNNRIKGDIPDWLWSLPLLVSLDLHNNSFTGFKGSLDHVLANSSVQILDIASNSFKGSFPNPPVSIINLAAWNNSFTGEIPLSVYNRSALDLLDLSYNNFTGSIPPCMGNFTIVNLQKTKLEGNIPDEFCSGALTQTFDVGYNKLTGKLPRSLLNCSLLRFLSVHHNRINDSFPFSLKALPNLKVLILRSNRFCGPISPPDEQGPLAFPKLQILELSHNRFTETLPTNYFANWSATSAKIMMKIGYIWEFICMIGLAMKIRWICNTKVYTWSKEKFLLSTLPLISLITNSKERFENLLVF, from the exons ATGGTTGTGAGAAG CGACGACATAAACTTCTTCAGCGGTGTGGTTTGCGATAACACGACTGGTGCAGTCACGTTTCTTGAACTCCCCGGTGGATGTTTACGTGGAACTCTGAGACCAAACAGTAGCCTCTTCGAGTTGAGTCATCTCCGTCACCTAAACCTCTGTTTCAACAACTTCGATTCTTCTCCCTTGTCCTCTGCTTTTGGTCAACTCAAAAATCTTGAAGTTTTGCTTCTCTCCTCTGCTTTTGGTCAACTCAAAAATCTTGAGAATAACCATTTTGAAGCAAAGATCATAGATCCTATTTTCAAGTTGGTTAATCTCGAGTATCTCAGCCTCTCTTCCTTAAACATAAGCCATATGGTTGACTTaacactcttctcttctctccgaTCTTTGTCATACCTTCATCTTTCCAGAACCAGTTTAACACCATGGAGTGTGAATTCAGACATCAAAGTTCCAAAGGATATGGAGATCTTGATCTTGTCTGGATGCAACATCAGTGAATTCCCCAGATTCTTGAAGTCCTTAAAGAAGTTATTGTTTTTAGATCTTTCCAACAACAGAATCAAAGGGGACATTCCTGATTGGTTATGGAGTCTTCCTCTTTTAGTCTCTCTGGATCTTCACAACAATTCATTCACCGGATTCAAAGGTTCGCTGGATCATGTTTTAGCTAATTCATCGGTACAAATATTAGATATTGCTTCGAACTCTTTCAAAGGTTCATTCCCTAATCCACCAGTCTCCATCATCAACTTGGCTGCTTGGAACAATAGTTTCACAGGAGAGATACCTCTCTCAGTCTATAACCGATCCGCTCTCGATCTTCTTGATCTATCCTACAACAACTTCACCGGCTCAATCCCTCCATGTATGGGTAATTTTACCATAGTGAATCTCCAGAAAACCAAGTTGGAAGGAAACATTCCAGACGAATTTTGTAGTGGTGCTTTGACACAGACATTTGACGTTGGATACAATAAGCTAACCGGAAAGCTTCCAAGATCGCTCTTGAACTGCTCTCTCCTAAGGTTTTTAAGTGTGCATCACAACAGAATCAATGACTCGTTTCCCTTCTCGCTCAAGGCATTGCCAAATTTGAAAGTCCTTATTCTTCGTTCAAACAGATTTTGTGGTCCTATATCTCCACCTGATGAGCAAGGTCCTCTTGCATTTCCCAAGCTCCAAATACTTGAATTATCGCATAACAGATTTACCGAAACCTTACCAACAAATTACTTTGCAAACTGGAGTGCAACATCCGCCAAGATAATGATGAAAATAGGCTATATATGGGAGTTTATTTGTATGATCGGTTTGGCTATGAAGATACGTTGGATTTGCAATACAAAGGTCTATACATGGAGCAAGGAAAAGTTCTTACTTTCTACTTTGCCATTGATTTCTCTGATAACAAACTCGAAGGAGAGATTCGAAAATCTATTGGTCTTTTGA